The genomic DNA gaggtCAAACAATAGAATAATACACACaatatacagaagcaaatgaATCCAGTAACCTAgcgtttgataaatgcaaagatccTACCTATTGGAATACGAATTTAATATTCAACAAAAAACTATTCAAGAATTGTAGAACAGCCTGGAAAAAACTAGGTATAGGTCAGTAACTCACACCATGTACCAAGATAAACTCCACAAAGGTACCTGAATTAAACTTAAAATATGACATCATAAATAAatcagaggaagaaggaaaaaattgccTTTCACATCTATGGATAGGGAAAGAACTTTCACCAACCAAAGAGGATCAGTGAAgacaaaatgacaattttattacaaaaattaaaaatattttgcacaaataaaatagatgcagttaaaattaggaagataattgagaaaaatctttgcagcaagtttctctgacaatCTAATTTCCATGATGCATTACGAACTGCTTCAAATTGATAAAAGAGCAATTCCCCAACAAATAAATGGTCAgaagatatgaaaaggcagttttctaAGAAGACATTTAAGCTGTAAATAGTCATATGAATACTAATATGAATCactaagaattagataaatgcatttaaagcaactctgaagttCTACACCAATCAGATTGGCAAAACTGACAACAGGAGAATGACACATGTTGGAGGAGCAGTGGAGAAATAATAGGCACTGATGGTACTGTTAATAAAACTGCAAATTGGTCTAGCCATTCTGAAAAGCATTCAGGAACTATACCCCcaaatcacttttatttatttaaccacTATTAGTCCTATAccaccaaagaaatcaaagagttAAAGATCAGGGACAAAGtgcacctgagttcagatctgaacttggacaataatacttacttagctgtgtgaccttgggcaagacacttaaaccccactgccttgcaatgcccccccccccaaaagagtaaAAGATCCCATATGTACACAAATTGCAGTGCTTTCTGTGATcataaagaatgggaaattatGGAGGTGCCCttccattgggaaatggctgaacaaagtatggaatatgaatgcaatggaatattattgtgctataagaaaaaataggatagttttaaaaaaacttaagaagTCTCATATGGTATGATACAGACAAAATAGACAATTTGTAAGCTCATTGATGTCagaaattgtcttttgcctctttttgtatatGTAAAAAAGTGAAAGcctttgtaaattataaaatactattatgaatataaattattaatagcAATTAGTTGCTATTCAGTTTCAATTATGTCCTACTATTCATGATggcattttggggttttcttggcaaagatattgaagtaccttgccatttccttctctggctcattttacagatgaggaaactgaagcaaaggggcaagtgatttgcccaaaaccacatttaaactcaggtcttcttttaCTCAAGGTGTGATTGCTTTATCCAATGTGCCCCCTAACTGCCATGATTAACAATAGTAATTAATAAATCTTCAGTCATATTTTCTCCTCCAagttaaactttttcttttaacgttttttttttgaaatgtggaGGGCAAAAGGCAGTCTGGTACAGTAGAATGTATAGCAGTAGCCCTGGACTCTGCCTCTGCCATTTGttacctgtgtgacttgggcaagtcgcttcatttctctggatctcagttccctcaaatataaaatgaggggattgaccCAGATGGTCTCTAATGTCCTTTTCTAAGCCATAATCCTATTAACCTAGTAGAAAGGAGATGACCACTGAGCcaaagaaaaggacaaatgaaTAAGAGGCagtattattcatttttctccttggcTGCCTTTTCTGCATTAACAGAAGGCGAAAAAGAATTTTAGCAGCACAAATAGGGTGAATATATAGACAATACAAAATCCCCAAATGTAAAAACCAATCTTTTTCACCCTGCTTTGAACAAGTTAGTTTCAGACTTAGAGAAAACCTAGGGAAACTTAATTACAAAGTAGATTATCTCAGGACTCCTATAGACACAATATCTCAAGACAACAAAATATAAACAGAACAAGACAGAGTTTTTTTTAACTAAGCAAATAGGTAGATTCATAATATTTAGTTTCAGGGATCAACTGCCATGATCTCCCACTTGATATCAATCAGATCCAGGTGGAATTCATCTTATGAGGAATGATTTTGCTATCTTGAAGATGACATGGGGGAAGTAAGAAGAGTCCCAACCCAATTAGGATCAAAGAAGGCATCACAGATACAGACAAACTGGGCTTTGTATATTTTTTGGATTTAACCTCTCTCTGAGGACagctttttatttatatatttatgaaatgcctaTGGTACAATAAACTCTTAGAGGGAAGATATAAGGATAATGaaatttatagagcactttagtGTTTACAGAGCTGTTCTAACTTGGTCCTCTGATTAGCAATCAGTTTTCTCTCCACACTGTGCCATTTTgcctcaataaaaaaaaaacaaacctttctctcaaggagcttacaatctactaGGGGTGATTTGCAGAAAATACGTACAAAAGTAATACATATTGGAATGATAAATACATGAGGCAATAATGTGTTATAGAGTGATTGGAAAAGGTACCACTTGGGTAGGAACAAGATGAATGGTTAAGGGACAGCAATAGGCAGATATGGGGGTTGGGAGGTTAGTCACTGGAAACTATGcaaataaaggcagaaatagcagCGGAGATGGTGAAAAACATGAGAATGGTGTCCCTATTTCCTAATAAGCTCCTCCGTGGCTTTCCCTCCCAAAGCAGGTCGGgggtttattttttgtctttgtacccctAGTTCTGGGCACAATTGTTGCCTCATTACATAACTGTTAGGGCTTGTTGAGAGGGGAATGGGCTGGCACGAGGCCGGAGGGGTAAAATGACGTCGGGGGGCCTAGAAACGTGCTGCCAGCGGCCAGGCCCCAAGAAGAAGCCCGCGCCACACTGTCAGCGCCCTTCGTCCAGGCGACCCTCAAGGCCGCTCTCCCACTTTCAAGCTCGTCCCCCTAAATAGGCCGAGGGAGCGCGCTGGCGCCTCGGGGGAGATGCGGCCTTTGCGCAGGCGCGCAGCCTTCCTCACCGGAGAGGGGGCGCGCGGGAGggacgcacgcacgcacgcacgctgTGCGCACGCGCAGGCCTGAGCGCCGGGGctcggcggggccggggcggctcCCGGGGGAGGACCGAGCATGGAGTGGCTGAGGCGGGCTCACGAGGCCGCGCtgcggctgctgctgctgctgagccCCCGGGGCGCCACGTCGGCCCGAAACCCCAAGCCCCGCGCCTCGGAGGTGTTGACCCAGCACCTGCTGCAGCGGCGCCTGCCGCACTGGACCTCCTTCTGCGTCCCCTACAGCGCCGTGCACAACGACCAGTTCGGCCTCTCCCACTTCAACTGGGCGGTGCAGGGAGCCAACTACCACGTGCTGCGCACCGGCTGCTTCCCCTTTATCAAGTACCACTGCTCCAAGGCGCCCTGGCAGGACCTGGCCCGGCAGGACCAGCTCTTCACGGCGCTGAAAGTCCTCAACCTCGGTTAGGgcggaggggggaggggagggagggagggggagggaggagcgCCGGCCGCCGGGGGCGGGGCTGCGGGACGCCCCGCCCCTCTTTCTCACCTGCCCGTCATCTCCCGAGGGCGGGCTCTCCTTCCCGGGCCGCGGGCAGATGGCTCACTCCCTGGCGGTGGAAGAGGGGGGACCCACGACAAAGTGGCTGTGAAGCAAAGGAACTTCCTCCCCGGCCACAGCCCGCCTCCTTTATCCCTGTCCAAACGCGCCCGAGCCCTGAGGGAGCTTCAGCCTCTGGGGCTCCAGGGCCCCGGAACCTGTTgggctttttgttttttccttttatttacacTTTGGTAACCAGCGAGGTGGTATTAAGTGTCCACTGAACTCCGGGGTGCCAGCTAAAGGCAGAGTAGTGCCTGCCCTCCGGGACCTTAGaagaactcattttctttgtttcccaagaattttattctgtgcatttaaaaacatccgGAGAGAGAGGATGCACAGGCTTCCTCGGTTGGCCAAAGGGGTCCAAGACAAAAGAATGATAAGGACCCCTAAGGTAATAAAGGCGGATCTATAATCTCAGCAGTTTGCTTTATGAGtcaaaatagatttatttttaatttttgcaaggaaaatagagtcaagtggcttgcccaaggtcacacagctaggtctgaggtcggatttgaactcaggtcctcctgactccagcgccggtgctttatccactgcgccacctagccacccccaaaatagtttaaattttttttgtttgatagtttattttatttttccagttacatgttatgaaagtttttaaacattcatccacttgcatatttataaattacacatttttctaccattctcccttcccaccctcctccctcccccccggCAAATAGGCTGGTGAAAGGTACACAGGTCCaccaaaatagattttaaaatttaattttactcTTATTGTTTTGTTCTAACAAAGTTTATTAAAAAGGAATATGTACAGTGtgcttctcttttcatttattgGAGAATTGAGAGAGTGGCTTGATCTGTCATCTGTCAACAAGTAGTTATCAGGAATCTTTTGTGTGGCAGGCACCTTTGCTAGGGGGTTAGGGGTTAgagtgaaaaagaagaaaaaaatctttaccaGCAAAGGAGTTTTAGCATTCTTGGATTAGGTAGAGTGTGGCACTAATTAGTATGTATGCAGATTTTAATCTGTTATTAAAAAGTTTATAAACTTATAGGTGGTTTGAACCCTTCAAGGATCATATTTAGGTACAGGTAACCAGTCATTCACAATTGAGGCTTTTGGAGCTAGGAAAATGTCATCCAAGGAGTTGTGATATATTTTAAGGGCAAACTGTACTACATCTGTTTTGCTGTATTGTGCTAATTTTGCTACAGCCTGATAGCTAACTAAATTTAAATATTGCATATGTATTTTTGTGGTAACTGCATAAGTTAACCAAAGGATTTATGAAATAGTGTTCCACGGAATCTGCCCTAGGTTCTGTCAGTTATTAATGAAGATAATTTACTAAATATAATCTGCAGATgaagcacttttaaaatatttttattacttatttgGATGAGAATGGGTTTTTGGGTGAGGGGGTATTACAatcttaaaaaattgaatttaaagatACTTTGCTGAACTGAAAGAAATTTGAATATAGAATTAAATTTGCCAAGGAAAAATGCATTGGAGGTTTGACTTCAGTACTTAGATGATAGATGATTTTGACAATATAGGTATTCTCTCTATTGAGGAAGGTTGCAACCATTCTAGACCCTAATAGTAATCTTTAAGGTCTTCTAAAagttttatctaaaaaaaaaatcttcccttggTAACCAATGTTCTTCAGCTGGTCCTAGCTACATGTATATTAATCTGTTGGGAGATCATTGTAAAGGATTTCCAGCTTGCCATAGTTTGTGGTCTACTCCTATGGTTGTTCAGAGTTCAGGATTGTCACTGTGAGTCATCATGGTAACAGGACTCTGGTTGAGTCAGAGATTTTTTTATTGACTTAATTATCATTTAAGGACCTGCTGTGTTCTTGTTTGACTGTGGGGTAGACTCAagagataatgatgatgtttgtccttcattcccaaagaagttTTTGACATCagaggaagtgatgccatgaataagcacatgaattgaatctgaatcagggggtgctgtgctaagtcaccagcctcactttctcctccagagctatctgggtccagtgattagatatgaatcaggatgactagagaaaGCAATCCAGGGTAAAttacttactcaaggtcacacagctagtaggagtCAAGtctctaaggctggattcaaacagttttcctgactccaaagccagtgcccTAGACTCTAAAGATTCATcgacaaaaataaaacagcctCTGCCTTCTAGGAGTCTACTTTttgttggagggaaaaaaaaaacatcctttCACCCCTAAGGAAGACATAATAGATTTGGACATATGGCCAAAGATTTGGGGTTAGTTTAGAGCACAAGctgaatataatttttgaaaggtACTATTATAAATCTAATTATCAGTTGGAATAGAAAGGACCAGGCCTGTTAATAGGAACTTAGGGTTTCAGGAGATTTCATCTCTTGAGGCATAAGCCAGGTTGGCTATGGACCTGATCTGTGATTATGGTCATTCTAGCTCCTTATGAAGAACTTCACCAAGGCAGGTTTTGAAACAGTTAACAACCTAGAGAATTGTTCCTTATTTACTTAGGAGCACCTTTGTTAAATGTGCCCTTATAGACAAGGAGAGAAACGACTTCTGTGGGTTTAATTTTATGACTAAGTGgttgtaaaaagtgtttttttttttcaaattgacaGCTCATAGTTGGTTCATCCTTTATGCCTCTCCCTCAAAGTAcctatatatgataatatattaaatcatttaaataatatttagtatgtttatatataaattgaGGTATAgtaatacatatttatacatttacatAGCCACATCTTGTGTTTGTCCATGTTAATTattttagattgtaagctcagAGAGGGTAATATTATAACTTTAATGAGtttaaaattattgctttttgtATAGGGATGCTTAATAAGTATCTCTGGATAATGTTTATTTTCCTGTGTTCCAAATGGGAACTAATCTCACCAATAGTTTTCAAATTTTAACCAACCAAAGATGTTTACATTAGAGCTATagaatttaattctattttcaaatCACTCTTGAAGATTGTTTTCTAATTGCAATTATAAAATATGGAAGAAttatcagaattgttttgatttaagTTTAAAAGGCAGATATTTAGTTTAAATGACAGATATTTGGTCTAattcaaaaacttattttagccAGCAGTTCCATTATCTTTGCTATAGAGCTTTGATAATTTGTGTCAAGGGTAATAGGAATATATAATTATTGCTTAAGGATTGTGAGGAAATGAATTAGTGTTTGTAAACTACTTTGAgcttttaaatagaaaaagattTTTAGGCCTATAGATTTTCAACAACATTACTTATTCATAGAGATGATACATGAAATGACATTCTGAACATTGCTTTAGATATATTAGTCCATTAGTTGGTTGATAATGTTAAAATTTTCAGTTGAAATACCAAGATGGTTGGGACTATCTTATGTATTCTACTCTatacataatatttaatattagatatatatatttagtaaatgtcaatgatatttattcatttctcttgtaGGTATTCCAACTTTATTATATGGACTTGGCTCCTGGTTATTTGCCAGAGTCACAGAGACTGTTCATACCAATTGTGGACcaataacaatttattttttaaataaagaagatGAAGGTGCCATGTATTAAAACAGTGCATTGAAGAGTATGGCTGCTAGTGGGTTTCCTCATGTGTataaaagtaatatttatttttgtccctttaaaataaaactttttaaaaatacttttttcttttcatttgtttctttaagATAAATCATTGCCCTTAAGAGGCTTAGCTTTTCATAGGTTGATATATATGTTGCTTACTTTATTTAGCCAGTGGGAACTTCAAACACCTGGATGTTCACActgatattttttcctaaagGTAGGTaaatttcagattaaaaaaattaaaatgaatacagATTCTTATTATTAGATATTAgcaattttaataaattctttaaagatAAAGACCTAAACTAAGGAGGAGAGAGACTTGAAGATTTGAAATAACatagaaaggggcggctaggtggtgtagtggataaggcaccggccctggagtcaggagtacctgggttcagatccggtctcagacacttaataattacctagctgtgtggccttgggcaagccacttaaccctgtttgccttgcaaaaaaccttaaaaaaaataacatagaaaGCTGAACTATGATTTGGAAATCATATCTATGTCATTAGCTACAGGAAAAGTATTAGTGAATTATAAGTACAGTGTAAAATCCAGATCACCCAAGTGCTCAGTTCAAGATTGAATATTTTAAAGGCCTTGAACCAGACTGCTATAATCCTGATTCCTTTTTGTTGCTTATATATTCAAGTATTAAGTATGTTTAGAATGTAATAATCATAACTGGAATTTATAGAGCActaaagtttataaaacactttgttaTATTTCCAGATACTGCCAGTTGATTCTTCAAACAAGCCTATGAAATAGGTACTACAATTATTGCCCCCAATAGAATAGGAAAACTAAGGGGGTAGGTGACTTAGCCAGTTAATTTCAAAGGTGGTATTAGAATTAAAGTATTTCCAGAGTGTCcagtgtttttaaaattataattgcttTAATTAGTGAAACAATACTCCAGTTATAAGGATAAAATAGTCATgttaaaattggagaaaaaaaattatttctagaaaAGTTATATTTATTGGTAAGGAGGGGTTTCATATATCCATCAGGCCATATTTATCTTGAGTTTGTTCAGTCAGTCTTGTGTTGATGAGCCTCTGGTTCTTGAACATCAGAAAAAATCCATCCCTAGTCCCCTATTTGGATTCCTTCCAGGTTGATAGAACCTGGTTCtgaggaaataaaatttcattgtatttttgaaagttctataatatttttaaaaatcatacttaCAGTTGTAAAATATTGAAAGCTGAATGATAAATTTCAGAAATGTGGAAGCAATTTTGGGAGAATCAAACTTTGATTTTGTAAACTAATATGTATTTAAAGATCAATGATTTATCCTATAATTAACCATTCATTTATTTGCTAATATATCACTGaaactttccaaattttttttctgtattcctcttttctcccttccctcccttcattgTTTGCTGcatgaaaaggaggaaaaagggattAAGGTTAAATCACAAAGATCACCTGTTCAATTAAGAAATACAAACAAGCCCTACTAGAAGTAATCATTGCAAATGATTTACATATTGTGAGTGTGAGTTTTTTCCAAATGCATAACTACTATGTTCACTTGTCTTAAAGCAACACTTAAACAAAACTTTaatcaaaaaagtatttatgCCAATATGTTTAGTACTGAAGAATATACTTGACATGAGTTAGATGAATGGCTTGCACTGTGGAGATAGTGTTACATTAAACTTCATTAATAATAAAACTCAGTATTAGCATTTTGCTAGAAAGGCTAGAACTGATTTCCTGTGTATGGGCAAAGTTAAATAACTAGAAATCATAAGTTTAAAGTCAAATATTGCCCATTCTTTGCTGCTGATCTTGTCAATACTTTCTTGTAAAGGTTTGGTCCCAACACAATGCTGATAAAATGGCTTTTAATTACCAGACTATAAATACAGCTTTTCTGTAGGGTTGGACTTCCTCTCACACTGCCTGTTTGATTTCTGATAATTTGTACTGCTGACTTTGCTTACCTGTTTTTCAATAACTATGGCCAATGTGACTTCTTGTCCATATGGTGATGGGCAAAGTCTCCTTAGAGAACATCTTTGACAAACTACCCTATTGATCCCAGTGATTCTGTGCTGCTTGCAGCATTAAATAGTGACTTGATTTCTTGTCTAATGTTCTCAGTGTGTAACAATTAAGCAAATGTTATATTTTCTTGTATTACATGAAAATCAATAGACCTCTTGCTCTTACAGAGTTGATCATGAAGAGGGATGAACTGAAAGATAGCTAAGACAGAATTCaagaattataatattaattGGGCTTTGcagaatatttttgtctttaaaaattgcTATCTAGAACAGTAATGGTTTAACTTTTGTGGGGGGATCTTGGGTAAAAAGTATTATGACCTAAGGGTTAAGATACGAGGTCTAATAAAAGATTAGTTCTATTTTTAGTGTCAATACAGAGTTCTTCCCATCTGTAATAAGAAACAATACTTGTAATTATTGTGTCTTCAGGTATATAGTCAATtcaaatttatttacaaatagaGCATcagctttatttttgtttccttaaaaagctttttaatgccTCCTGCCAgtccccattaaaaaaaaattagatttcataAATGGAGAAAGccaaatgcatttttttcctacattaaagtccaaaagaagaaaaaaatagagtcaacatggaaatttttttctttgataaaacaAAAAGAGGCAGACTTACTGCATTCAAATTTGGTTTGATGTATTATTATGTATCTTAAAATTCAAACAACTTTTTTGATTGGCTGGttttaaaaggtttgtttttgTTCCAGAAGTAACCCTGCTTCTTTGCTCtaattatttctctatatatcaAGTAGCAAAATAATCAAGGAAATTTCAAATCAGATTAATTTGTTGCTCATAAGACACATTTAAAAAGATGCAAAACAAGAGGTGATGATACAcatgatataataaatattttttcttaatgccTACTGATATCTTAGCATAATTTGCATAATGgctataattattttatcttttctatcaTAAACACATTTTGTTGCTAATAGAAT from Macrotis lagotis isolate mMagLag1 chromosome 4, bilby.v1.9.chrom.fasta, whole genome shotgun sequence includes the following:
- the LOC141521676 gene encoding uncharacterized protein C15orf61 homolog, coding for MEWLRRAHEAALRLLLLLSPRGATSARNPKPRASEVLTQHLLQRRLPHWTSFCVPYSAVHNDQFGLSHFNWAVQGANYHVLRTGCFPFIKYHCSKAPWQDLARQDQLFTALKVLNLGIPTLLYGLGSWLFARVTETVHTNCGPITIYFLNKEDEGAMY